A genomic segment from Paenibacillus sp. FSL K6-1096 encodes:
- a CDS encoding YraN family protein: MNRASGGSPYTRREKGAAAEQAASLYLTSQGYRIRERNWRCRSGELDLIADYEEGLVFIEVRSRSGSLLRGTAEESVDARKIRQVRQTAGVYLHQQGIAQAIISFDVIAVQLNADLSVASLRHIRDAF, from the coding sequence GTGAACCGCGCTTCCGGCGGCAGCCCCTATACCCGCAGAGAGAAAGGCGCGGCGGCGGAGCAGGCGGCAAGCCTGTATTTGACCTCGCAGGGCTACCGGATCAGAGAGCGTAACTGGCGCTGCCGGAGCGGGGAGCTGGATCTTATTGCAGATTACGAAGAGGGGCTGGTCTTCATTGAGGTGCGCAGCCGCAGCGGGTCCCTGCTCAGGGGAACCGCAGAAGAGTCGGTGGATGCCCGCAAAATCCGTCAGGTGAGACAAACAGCCGGCGTCTACCTTCATCAGCAGGGAATCGCTCAGGCTATCATCTCCTTCGATGTGATTGCTGTGCAGCTTAATGCAGATTTAAGCGTTGCCTCGCTGCGCCATATCCGGGACGCTTTTTAA
- a CDS encoding EscU/YscU/HrcU family type III secretion system export apparatus switch protein, with protein sequence MNEPEQKVPQNLKKAVALKYVPGQTEAPVVVAKGHGAVADIILQKAKENGVAVQEDAALVEVLSKLDLDQQIPPQLYQLVAEILSYVYQSDRIAGERREK encoded by the coding sequence ATGAATGAGCCGGAGCAGAAGGTTCCGCAGAACCTTAAAAAGGCAGTTGCCCTGAAATATGTCCCCGGCCAGACGGAGGCTCCTGTAGTTGTCGCCAAGGGACATGGGGCGGTAGCTGACATCATCCTGCAAAAAGCCAAGGAAAACGGAGTTGCCGTGCAGGAGGATGCAGCGCTGGTGGAGGTGCTGTCCAAGCTGGATCTGGACCAGCAGATTCCTCCGCAGCTGTATCAGCTGGTGGCGGAGATTCTCAGCTATGTCTACCAGAGCGACCGGATCGCCGGGGAACGGAGGGAGAAGTGA
- a CDS encoding DNA ligase → MNIGSLIRGLLGDSRAGESKSVELKEGQVVRGVVLSVSDSGKEAVVQIQGTPVRAELETPLAAGQTLNLQIGAPGEGGLPVLKPVSPGEAALASPQSMGEAIEALGLAGSKAGREIIQAMQAGGLAFTKETAAQLDAAMNAKPPGVPASEWLEAAVVSMKRGLPVTAETVKGLQQAIFGPKLHQLLAALETELNVWAQQSSGGTGTGEATGAGRATSGAPGAAITAAGASVSANAAGNGVSTSGSAGVAQPSGSTVPAAGAQEGAVGGILREGEGAGTAAVVREGAATVPGVREGASAPAGTQGGAGAAAGTQGGAGAVAGTQERAGTAAGLREGAGVAAAGTQEGAGAVAVREGAGAAAGLREGAGMASAGAQGGTGAAAGGREGAGAASAAGEAAGTAAVSGEGAGEGARAAAGVRDGAGAAMAGAQSGAGATAGAREGAGTAAGAHESAGAAPGAREGAAAAAGARDAAGLAAGVRDSAGAALLAKLQGVLTELRGALPQLSDAPPASGAAGQDPVPAALRGDTAPAQGEAPWVGQLLKLLGAEHEQLAVRGGVPQAAHAASGGAEEAAGTLKGVLLQVLGSSDAPPAVKEAAGQLVQQLTGQQLLLNTDRTAPFAQVTMFLPLQGPDGRETASVHIQSRRGRKGELDAANCRLWFDLDMKLLGHTLVDVQVMDRIVSLKLHNNEPWVQELLEGRREEIRTAVESIGYQLSGLRAGPMPELSAAAPEVKSSDYVPHEYKGVDYRI, encoded by the coding sequence ATGAATATCGGATCGCTGATTCGCGGCTTGCTCGGTGACAGCAGGGCGGGGGAATCTAAGTCGGTAGAGCTTAAGGAAGGACAGGTTGTCCGCGGCGTAGTACTTAGCGTATCGGACTCCGGAAAAGAGGCGGTGGTGCAGATTCAGGGAACGCCGGTACGGGCGGAGCTGGAAACACCGCTGGCTGCCGGTCAGACTCTGAACCTGCAGATTGGGGCGCCCGGAGAGGGCGGGCTTCCGGTGCTGAAGCCCGTATCGCCCGGGGAGGCGGCCCTGGCTTCGCCGCAGAGCATGGGCGAAGCTATTGAAGCGCTGGGACTGGCAGGCTCGAAGGCTGGACGGGAGATTATTCAGGCCATGCAGGCCGGAGGGTTGGCGTTCACCAAGGAGACCGCTGCACAGCTTGATGCGGCAATGAATGCCAAGCCGCCGGGTGTACCTGCTTCCGAATGGCTGGAGGCGGCAGTCGTCTCAATGAAGCGGGGATTGCCGGTGACAGCTGAGACCGTCAAGGGCTTGCAGCAGGCCATATTTGGACCGAAGCTGCATCAGCTGCTGGCCGCTCTGGAGACGGAGCTGAATGTATGGGCGCAGCAGAGTAGCGGTGGAACAGGCACAGGTGAAGCAACGGGGGCAGGAAGGGCGACGTCTGGTGCACCAGGCGCAGCAATTACAGCCGCCGGTGCTTCCGTTTCGGCGAATGCGGCTGGCAATGGTGTCAGTACCAGCGGTAGTGCGGGAGTGGCACAGCCTTCCGGCAGTACCGTGCCGGCGGCAGGAGCGCAAGAAGGCGCCGTGGGTGGAATATTGCGCGAAGGTGAAGGCGCAGGTACAGCGGCGGTAGTACGTGAAGGTGCGGCGACAGTGCCAGGAGTGCGTGAAGGTGCAAGTGCGCCGGCGGGAACGCAAGGAGGCGCAGGTGCTGCGGCGGGAACGCAAGGAGGCGCAGGTGCTGTGGCGGGAACGCAAGAAAGAGCAGGTACTGCGGCAGGGCTGCGCGAGGGTGCAGGTGTGGCGGCGGCAGGGACGCAAGAAGGAGCGGGCGCGGTTGCAGTGCGCGAAGGCGCTGGTGCTGCGGCAGGATTGCGTGAAGGTGCAGGTATGGCGTCGGCAGGGGCGCAAGGAGGTACAGGCGCAGCAGCTGGAGGGCGTGAAGGCGCGGGAGCAGCCTCAGCAGCGGGTGAAGCTGCAGGAACTGCGGCGGTGTCAGGCGAAGGCGCAGGCGAAGGTGCCAGAGCTGCGGCGGGGGTGCGTGATGGTGCAGGTGCGGCGATGGCAGGAGCGCAAAGTGGTGCAGGCGCAACGGCTGGAGCGCGGGAAGGCGCGGGTACGGCCGCTGGAGCGCATGAAAGCGCGGGTGCTGCGCCGGGAGCGCGCGAAGGCGCAGCGGCGGCGGCTGGAGCGCGTGACGCTGCGGGCCTGGCAGCGGGTGTGCGCGACAGCGCAGGGGCGGCCCTGCTGGCGAAGCTGCAGGGCGTCCTGACGGAGCTGCGCGGCGCGCTGCCGCAGCTCAGCGATGCCCCGCCCGCTTCCGGCGCGGCGGGGCAAGACCCCGTCCCCGCTGCGCTGCGCGGGGACACTGCCCCCGCCCAGGGCGAAGCCCCCTGGGTGGGGCAGCTCTTGAAGCTGCTCGGTGCGGAGCACGAGCAGCTGGCCGTGCGCGGCGGCGTGCCGCAGGCCGCGCATGCAGCGTCCGGCGGCGCGGAAGAGGCCGCCGGGACGCTCAAGGGCGTGCTGCTGCAGGTGCTGGGCAGCAGCGATGCCCCGCCCGCGGTCAAGGAAGCCGCGGGCCAGCTCGTGCAGCAGCTGACGGGCCAGCAGCTGCTGCTTAACACGGACCGCACCGCGCCGTTCGCGCAGGTGACGATGTTCCTGCCGCTGCAGGGGCCGGACGGCCGGGAGACGGCCTCGGTCCACATCCAGTCGCGGCGCGGGCGCAAAGGCGAACTGGATGCGGCGAACTGCCGCCTCTGGTTCGACCTGGACATGAAGCTGCTCGGCCATACCCTGGTCGATGTGCAGGTCATGGACCGGATTGTCAGCCTGAAGCTGCACAACAATGAACCCTGGGTGCAGGAGCTGCTGGAAGGGCGCCGCGAGGAGATCCGCACAGCCGTGGAATCCATTGGCTACCAGCTATCCGGCCTGCGGGCCGGACCCATGCCGGAGCTGAGTGCAGCTGCGCCCGAGGTTAAGTCCTCCGATTACGTTCCGCATGAATACAAAGGAGTAGATTACCGCATATGA
- a CDS encoding ribonuclease HII: MSTVDMLGYEKEGWAQSFRHIAGVDEVGRGCLFGDVVAAAVILPAGLIIEGVDDSKKLTAKKRDALYELIMEQALTVSVGYVDSTVIDEINIKQAARLAMRKAVEGLSQQPDYMLVDAEKVDLPVPQCAIIKGDANSQSIAAASIVAKVTRDRLCEGLWEEMYPDYGIKIHKGYATKLHREQIKLLGVTPMHRRSFIGNILAEQEQLSFF; encoded by the coding sequence ATGAGTACTGTGGATATGCTTGGATATGAAAAAGAAGGCTGGGCGCAATCCTTCCGGCACATCGCTGGGGTGGATGAGGTAGGCAGAGGCTGCCTGTTCGGGGATGTGGTGGCTGCGGCAGTGATTCTGCCAGCCGGGCTGATTATTGAAGGAGTGGACGATTCCAAGAAGCTGACCGCCAAAAAGCGGGACGCCTTGTATGAGCTGATTATGGAGCAGGCGCTGACAGTCAGTGTAGGCTATGTGGATTCCACGGTGATCGATGAGATTAATATTAAGCAGGCTGCCCGTCTGGCGATGCGCAAAGCCGTTGAAGGCTTAAGCCAACAGCCGGACTATATGCTTGTGGATGCGGAGAAGGTGGATCTGCCCGTTCCGCAGTGTGCAATTATTAAAGGGGATGCCAACAGCCAGTCTATTGCTGCGGCCTCGATTGTAGCCAAGGTTACACGCGACCGGCTCTGCGAAGGCTTATGGGAGGAGATGTATCCGGATTACGGGATCAAAATACATAAAGGATATGCTACCAAGCTGCACCGTGAACAAATCAAGCTGCTGGGGGTAACTCCAATGCACCGCCGCAGCTTCATCGGCAATATCCTTGCGGAGCAGGAACAGTTGTCCTTCTTCTGA
- the ylqF gene encoding ribosome biogenesis GTPase YlqF, producing the protein MAIQWFPGHMTKARRQIEDKLKLIDVAIELLDSRLPLSSRNPMIDDILRDKPRLIILNKADLADPESTRKWLAYFKAEGHVAHPVDASTGTGIKEIPEQVKLLLKEKIDRQLAKGMNPRAMRALIVGIPNVGKSTLINRMAGKNIAITGDRPGVTKGQQWIKTGGDLELLDTPGILWPKFEDQVVGYKLAVTGAIKEEILNIEDIAFYAVKYLIKDYGDRFQERFGISKLPEDLENPDEIVAIMEAVGRKRGCLMSGGRVDLEKASRALLHELRAGKLGRFTLETPE; encoded by the coding sequence TTGGCCATTCAATGGTTTCCTGGTCATATGACAAAGGCCAGACGGCAAATCGAGGATAAGCTGAAGCTGATTGATGTTGCAATAGAACTGCTTGATTCCCGTCTGCCGTTGTCCAGCCGTAATCCGATGATTGACGATATTTTGCGGGACAAGCCAAGGCTGATTATTCTGAACAAGGCGGATCTGGCTGATCCGGAATCTACACGCAAGTGGCTGGCTTACTTCAAGGCAGAGGGGCATGTGGCTCACCCGGTGGATGCTTCAACCGGAACGGGAATCAAGGAGATTCCCGAGCAGGTCAAGCTGCTGCTGAAGGAGAAGATCGACCGGCAGCTGGCCAAAGGGATGAACCCGCGCGCCATGCGGGCGCTGATCGTCGGGATTCCCAATGTGGGCAAATCGACGCTGATCAACCGGATGGCTGGCAAGAACATTGCGATTACCGGAGACCGTCCGGGCGTGACCAAAGGCCAGCAGTGGATCAAAACAGGCGGCGATCTGGAGCTGCTGGATACCCCGGGGATTCTCTGGCCGAAGTTCGAGGACCAGGTCGTAGGCTATAAGCTGGCAGTCACCGGAGCGATCAAGGAAGAAATCCTGAATATAGAGGATATTGCCTTCTATGCGGTTAAATATCTGATTAAGGATTACGGCGACCGCTTCCAGGAGCGCTTCGGCATCAGCAAGCTGCCTGAGGACTTGGAGAACCCGGACGAAATCGTAGCCATCATGGAGGCGGTAGGGCGCAAACGCGGCTGCCTGATGAGCGGCGGACGGGTAGATCTGGAGAAGGCCTCGCGTGCGCTGCTGCATGAGCTGCGTGCCGGGAAGCTTGGACGCTTCACGCTGGAAACGCCTGAATAG
- the lepB gene encoding signal peptidase I, whose protein sequence is MQQDMQQGQGEIIESGGQSPRKQKNEVLEWIKAIAIALVLVILIRWLLFKPFIVDGPSMKPNFHTGERVIVNEILYDIREPKRGEVIVFHVPSEGRDFIKRVIGVAGDTVKVEGDVVTVNGEPVNETYIQEAIDESHKNNALYNDKNFPNERFTDGTVPEGHVFVMGDNRSDSTDSRMIGYVPLGDIVGRADLIFWPVKDISIINH, encoded by the coding sequence ATGCAGCAGGATATGCAGCAGGGGCAGGGCGAGATTATAGAATCTGGCGGGCAGAGCCCCCGGAAACAGAAGAATGAAGTTCTGGAATGGATTAAGGCGATAGCGATTGCATTGGTTCTGGTTATTCTAATACGCTGGCTGTTGTTCAAGCCGTTTATCGTAGACGGACCTTCCATGAAGCCTAACTTTCATACCGGCGAACGTGTGATTGTGAATGAGATTCTCTATGATATCCGTGAGCCGAAGCGCGGGGAAGTCATCGTGTTCCATGTTCCGTCTGAAGGCAGGGATTTCATTAAGCGTGTTATCGGAGTTGCCGGCGATACCGTCAAAGTAGAAGGGGATGTTGTTACGGTTAATGGGGAGCCTGTTAACGAAACATATATCCAGGAAGCTATTGATGAGTCCCACAAGAATAATGCGTTGTATAACGACAAAAACTTTCCGAATGAACGCTTCACAGACGGCACTGTGCCGGAAGGGCATGTATTTGTCATGGGGGACAACCGTTCTGACAGTACCGACAGCCGGATGATCGGCTATGTGCCGCTCGGTGATATCGTTGGCCGTGCTGATCTGATTTTCTGGCCGGTGAAGGATATCTCCATTATTAACCATTAA
- the rplS gene encoding 50S ribosomal protein L19, whose product MNILQAITQEQLRKDIPSFRPGDTLKVHVKVIEGTRERVQLFEGVVIKRRGGGIGETFTVRKISYGVGVERTFPVNSPKIEKIEVARRGKVRRAKLYYLRDLRGKAARIKEVRR is encoded by the coding sequence ATGAATATCCTACAAGCTATTACACAAGAGCAACTTCGTAAAGATATCCCGAGTTTTCGCCCGGGTGACACTTTGAAGGTGCATGTAAAAGTTATCGAAGGAACTCGTGAGCGTGTCCAGTTGTTCGAAGGCGTTGTAATCAAACGTCGCGGCGGCGGGATCGGTGAGACTTTTACAGTTCGTAAAATCTCTTATGGTGTTGGTGTGGAAAGAACATTCCCAGTCAACTCCCCTAAAATCGAGAAAATCGAAGTGGCTCGCCGCGGTAAAGTTCGTCGTGCGAAGCTGTACTATCTTCGTGACCTGCGCGGTAAAGCTGCAAGAATTAAAGAAGTTCGTCGCTAG
- the trmD gene encoding tRNA (guanosine(37)-N1)-methyltransferase TrmD: MRIDVLTLFPEMCEGVFGTSIVGKAREKGIVTLNAVNFRDFSGNKHNSVDDTPYGGGGGMVLKPDPIFAAVEHVLAQSAADSGQDGVVEDTAVKPRIILMCPQGRTYNQQIAEELAQEQHLIFICGHYEGYDERIREHLVTDELSIGDYVLTGGELPALTVIDSVVRLQPGALGNETSAVTDSFSTGLLEYPHYTRPAEFRGWKVPDMLLSGHHANIEGWRREQALQRTLERRPDLLETAALTEKDKQTLKRLREQASIKDNQ; this comes from the coding sequence ATGCGGATTGATGTGCTGACGCTGTTCCCGGAGATGTGTGAGGGCGTGTTCGGCACCAGCATTGTCGGCAAGGCCCGGGAGAAGGGAATCGTTACGCTGAATGCGGTCAACTTCCGTGACTTCTCAGGAAACAAGCATAACAGCGTGGATGATACCCCTTACGGGGGCGGGGGAGGCATGGTGCTGAAGCCTGATCCCATCTTCGCAGCAGTAGAGCATGTACTGGCGCAGAGCGCCGCTGACAGCGGGCAGGACGGGGTTGTTGAGGATACCGCTGTGAAGCCGCGCATCATCCTCATGTGCCCCCAGGGCCGGACTTATAATCAGCAGATTGCCGAGGAGCTGGCGCAGGAGCAGCATCTGATCTTCATCTGTGGACATTACGAGGGTTACGATGAACGAATCCGGGAGCATCTGGTAACAGACGAACTCTCGATTGGCGACTATGTACTAACGGGCGGCGAGTTACCCGCTCTGACGGTGATTGATTCGGTAGTGCGTCTCCAGCCCGGGGCACTCGGTAACGAGACCTCTGCGGTAACGGACTCCTTCAGCACGGGCCTGCTGGAGTATCCCCACTATACCCGCCCCGCCGAGTTCCGGGGGTGGAAGGTGCCGGATATGCTGCTTAGCGGCCATCATGCCAACATTGAGGGGTGGCGGCGCGAGCAGGCACTACAGCGTACTTTGGAACGTCGTCCGGATCTGCTGGAGACAGCCGCGCTGACAGAGAAGGACAAGCAGACACTGAAGCGGCTGCGGGAGCAGGCAAGCATTAAGGATAACCAATAA
- the rimM gene encoding ribosome maturation factor RimM (Essential for efficient processing of 16S rRNA) produces MTEELTVGRLVNTHGVRGEIKILSHTDFPEVRFAPGKKLLLIPADGSPKFEVTIESAREHKGMYIAKLKGYTNINEVEKYKGSMLKVPVEDLVELPDNEYYFHQIVGCEVYTDENAEQPLGTIKEILQPGANDVWVVKPAKGNDILIPVINDVVLDVNIAARRITVHLMEGLLP; encoded by the coding sequence ATGACGGAAGAGTTAACGGTAGGCAGGCTGGTGAATACTCACGGAGTCCGCGGAGAGATCAAAATTCTGTCCCACACCGACTTTCCGGAGGTGCGCTTTGCCCCCGGCAAGAAGCTGCTGCTGATTCCGGCAGACGGAAGCCCGAAATTCGAGGTTACCATCGAATCAGCCAGAGAGCATAAAGGGATGTACATCGCGAAGCTTAAAGGGTACACCAATATCAATGAGGTTGAGAAATACAAGGGCAGTATGCTGAAGGTGCCTGTAGAGGACTTGGTCGAGCTGCCGGACAACGAATATTATTTCCATCAGATTGTAGGCTGTGAGGTTTACACGGACGAGAATGCAGAGCAGCCGCTGGGAACCATTAAGGAGATTCTGCAGCCGGGAGCGAATGATGTCTGGGTCGTGAAGCCGGCGAAGGGCAATGATATTCTGATTCCGGTCATTAACGATGTCGTGCTTGATGTGAATATTGCAGCCCGGAGAATCACCGTGCATCTTATGGAAGGGCTGCTTCCATGA
- a CDS encoding KH domain-containing protein, with protein MEELVGVIAKALVDHPEDVAVRTVEKDHLIVYELSVHPDDVGKVIGKQGRIAKAFRTVVTSAAVKSDKRVTVDILS; from the coding sequence ATGGAAGAATTAGTTGGCGTTATTGCTAAGGCTTTAGTGGATCATCCGGAGGATGTGGCTGTGCGGACCGTGGAGAAGGATCACCTGATTGTCTATGAGCTTTCCGTACATCCTGATGATGTCGGCAAGGTCATCGGCAAGCAGGGGCGGATCGCCAAAGCGTTTCGTACCGTAGTCACATCGGCAGCAGTCAAGAGCGATAAACGCGTTACCGTGGATATTTTATCTTAA
- the rpsP gene encoding 30S ribosomal protein S16: MAVRIRLKRMGAHKAPFYRVVVSDSRSPRDGRFIEEIGYYNPVEVPAVVKIDEEKALKWLQTGAQASDTVRNLLSKAGVMKKFHESKLQK; encoded by the coding sequence GTGGCAGTACGTATTCGTCTGAAAAGAATGGGTGCACATAAAGCGCCTTTCTACCGTGTAGTGGTTTCCGATTCCCGGTCCCCTCGTGACGGTCGTTTTATTGAGGAAATCGGTTATTATAATCCGGTTGAAGTTCCAGCAGTCGTTAAGATTGATGAAGAGAAGGCTCTTAAATGGCTTCAGACAGGTGCCCAGGCATCTGATACCGTCCGCAACCTGCTTTCCAAGGCTGGCGTGATGAAGAAGTTCCATGAGTCAAAGCTACAGAAATAA
- the ffh gene encoding signal recognition particle protein — translation MAFEGLTGRLQNVFSKLRGKGKVSEDDVNEAMREVRLALLEADVNFKVVKDFVSKVKEKSIGTEVMDSFTPGMVIIDIVNKELTELMGGSQAKLAKSNKPPTVVMMTGLQGAGKTTTSGKLAKLLQKGNHRPLLVAADIYRPAAIKQLQVLGDQIKVPVFSLGDQTSPVEIARQAIQHAKDNNLDYVLIDTAGRLHIDEALMEELKQIHAVTNPDEVLLVVDAMTGQDAVNVADSFNKQLELTGVVLTKLDGDTRGGAALSVKAVTGCPIKFAALGEKIDALEPFHPERMASRILGMGDMLSLIEKAQANIDSEKAKEMERKMRNAEFTFDDFLEQMDQVKKLGPIDQILDMLPGMNKAKGMKDLKVDDKQMGRVEAIVHSMTKAEKAQPEIINHNRRKRIAAGSGTNVAEVNRLIKQFDEMRKMMKQFSGMMGGGGKGGKKNAMKQLKGLAGKGGMKFPFR, via the coding sequence ATGGCATTTGAAGGGTTAACCGGAAGATTGCAGAATGTGTTCAGCAAGCTGCGCGGCAAGGGCAAAGTATCCGAAGATGATGTCAACGAAGCGATGCGTGAAGTGCGGCTGGCCCTTCTGGAAGCTGACGTTAACTTCAAGGTCGTCAAGGACTTCGTGTCTAAGGTGAAGGAGAAGTCGATCGGCACGGAAGTGATGGACAGCTTCACACCCGGCATGGTCATTATCGATATTGTTAATAAGGAACTGACCGAGCTGATGGGCGGAAGCCAGGCGAAGCTGGCGAAGTCGAACAAGCCGCCGACTGTCGTCATGATGACAGGTCTGCAGGGTGCAGGTAAGACTACCACCTCCGGTAAGCTGGCGAAGCTGCTGCAGAAGGGCAATCACCGCCCGCTGCTCGTAGCGGCGGACATCTACCGTCCTGCGGCGATTAAGCAGCTGCAGGTGCTGGGTGACCAGATTAAGGTTCCCGTCTTCTCGCTGGGAGATCAGACGAGTCCGGTGGAGATCGCCAGACAAGCGATTCAACATGCGAAGGATAACAATCTGGATTATGTCCTTATCGATACAGCGGGCCGCCTGCATATAGATGAAGCGCTGATGGAAGAGCTGAAGCAGATTCATGCTGTAACGAATCCTGATGAGGTATTGCTGGTCGTGGATGCCATGACCGGTCAGGATGCCGTCAATGTGGCAGACAGCTTCAATAAGCAGCTTGAGCTTACCGGTGTAGTATTAACCAAGCTTGATGGTGATACCCGCGGGGGGGCAGCGTTGTCCGTTAAGGCCGTCACCGGCTGTCCGATCAAGTTCGCCGCGCTCGGCGAGAAGATCGATGCGCTGGAGCCGTTCCATCCGGAGCGGATGGCGTCACGGATTCTTGGTATGGGCGACATGCTCTCACTCATCGAGAAGGCCCAAGCCAACATCGACAGCGAGAAAGCGAAGGAAATGGAACGTAAGATGCGCAATGCGGAATTTACGTTCGATGATTTCCTGGAGCAGATGGATCAGGTCAAGAAGCTTGGCCCGATCGATCAGATCCTCGATATGCTGCCCGGCATGAACAAAGCCAAGGGCATGAAGGATCTGAAGGTCGACGATAAGCAGATGGGCCGTGTCGAAGCCATTGTTCATTCCATGACCAAGGCCGAGAAAGCCCAGCCTGAGATCATCAACCATAACCGCCGCAAGCGTATCGCTGCAGGCAGCGGCACCAACGTAGCCGAGGTGAACCGGCTCATCAAGCAATTCGATGAGATGCGCAAGATGATGAAGCAGTTCTCCGGCATGATGGGCGGCGGCGGCAAGGGCGGCAAGAAGAACGCCATGAAGCAGCTCAAGGGCCTTGCCGGTAAGGGCGGCATGAAATTCCCGTTCCGTTGA
- a CDS encoding putative DNA-binding protein: MSQENRLEKTNRINLLFAFYERLLTDKQQTFLKYYFHDDFSLGEIAAEFEISRQAVYEHIKRAEQVLENYEEKLGLLSKHEDRNKYIEELRRLPDHGTLPEPFEQQFMDILDRLQKLE, from the coding sequence ATGAGTCAGGAGAATAGGCTCGAGAAGACGAACCGGATCAACCTGTTATTTGCTTTCTACGAACGGCTGCTTACCGATAAGCAGCAGACGTTCCTCAAATATTATTTCCACGATGATTTCTCCCTGGGAGAGATTGCTGCGGAATTTGAAATCAGCCGCCAGGCCGTATATGAGCACATTAAGCGGGCGGAGCAGGTGCTTGAGAATTATGAAGAGAAGCTTGGACTTCTGTCCAAGCATGAAGACCGTAACAAGTATATCGAAGAACTGCGCAGACTGCCTGACCATGGGACGCTGCCTGAGCCATTTGAGCAGCAGTTCATGGACATCTTGGACCGGCTGCAGAAGTTAGAATAG
- a CDS encoding hemolysin III family protein, whose protein sequence is MANTHTYSRREEVANAVTHGIGAVLSVAALALLVVFAAQYGSAWHVVSFSIYGATMLLLYFNSTMVHSLREGKAKDFFEFLDHSSIYLFIAGTYTPFMLVAIRGPLGWTLFGIAWGIAVFGVVFKAFFVKRFLFMSTIFYIAMGWMIVIAWGPLTQAVASGGITLLVLGGVLYTLGTVFYVWRGFPYHHAIWHLFVLAGTVLHFFVVLLYITPIQ, encoded by the coding sequence ATGGCTAACACTCACACTTACAGCCGCAGGGAAGAAGTGGCCAATGCGGTTACGCATGGAATCGGCGCTGTATTAAGCGTCGCTGCACTGGCGCTGCTGGTCGTATTTGCAGCTCAGTATGGCTCGGCCTGGCATGTCGTCAGCTTCTCCATCTATGGCGCTACGATGCTGCTGCTGTATTTTAATTCAACGATGGTGCATAGTCTCAGGGAAGGCAAGGCGAAGGATTTCTTTGAATTCCTGGATCATTCCTCGATCTATTTATTTATCGCCGGCACGTATACCCCCTTCATGCTGGTGGCGATCCGCGGTCCGCTGGGCTGGACGCTGTTCGGTATCGCTTGGGGAATCGCGGTATTCGGGGTTGTGTTCAAGGCCTTCTTCGTCAAAAGATTCCTGTTCATGTCCACGATCTTCTACATTGCAATGGGCTGGATGATTGTGATTGCCTGGGGTCCCCTGACCCAGGCCGTGGCCAGCGGAGGCATTACACTGCTGGTGCTGGGCGGGGTGCTGTACACACTGGGTACGGTGTTCTACGTATGGCGCGGATTTCCGTACCATCATGCGATCTGGCATTTATTCGTGCTCGCGGGTACGGTGCTGCATTTCTTCGTTGTTTTGTTGTATATCACTCCGATTCAATAA